In the genome of Chryseobacterium arthrosphaerae, one region contains:
- a CDS encoding acyl-CoA dehydrogenase, with translation MDFNLSEEQLMIQQAARDFAQNELLPEVIERDRDQKFPVEQVKKMGEMGLLGMMVDPKYGGAGMDSVSYVLAMEEIAKVDASAAVVMSVNNSLVCAGLEKFASEEQKVKYLTPLASGQVIGAFALSEPEAGSDATSQKTTAEDKGDYYLLNGIKNWITNGGTATYYIVIAQTDPEKKHKGINAFIVERGWEGFEIGPKEDKLGIRGSDTHSLIFNNVKVPKENRIGEDGFGFNFAMAVLNGGRIGIASQALGIASGAYELALKYAKTRKAFKTEIINHQAIAFKLADMATQITAARMLCFKAACEKDAGKDISESGAMAKLYASQVAMDTTIEAVQIHGGYGYVKEYHVERLMRDAKITQIYEGTSEIQKIVISRSIAK, from the coding sequence ATGGACTTTAATTTATCGGAAGAACAGCTGATGATTCAGCAGGCGGCAAGAGACTTTGCACAAAACGAACTATTACCTGAAGTGATTGAAAGAGACCGTGACCAGAAATTCCCTGTAGAGCAGGTGAAGAAAATGGGAGAAATGGGTCTTTTGGGAATGATGGTGGATCCAAAATACGGCGGTGCAGGTATGGACAGTGTTTCTTACGTACTGGCTATGGAGGAAATTGCAAAAGTGGATGCTTCTGCAGCTGTTGTAATGTCTGTAAACAACTCATTGGTTTGTGCCGGTCTTGAAAAATTTGCTTCTGAAGAGCAAAAAGTAAAATATCTTACACCGCTTGCAAGCGGACAGGTAATCGGAGCTTTTGCATTATCTGAGCCGGAAGCTGGTTCTGATGCAACTTCTCAGAAAACAACTGCTGAAGATAAAGGAGATTACTACCTTTTGAATGGTATTAAAAACTGGATCACAAACGGTGGTACAGCTACTTATTATATCGTAATCGCTCAGACTGATCCTGAGAAAAAACACAAAGGGATCAACGCTTTCATCGTAGAAAGAGGATGGGAAGGTTTTGAAATCGGACCGAAAGAAGACAAACTGGGAATCAGAGGAAGTGATACACACTCTTTGATCTTCAACAACGTAAAAGTGCCAAAAGAAAACAGAATCGGTGAAGACGGATTCGGGTTCAACTTTGCGATGGCTGTATTGAACGGAGGAAGAATCGGGATCGCTTCCCAGGCTTTAGGAATTGCTTCAGGAGCTTACGAACTGGCATTGAAATATGCGAAAACAAGAAAAGCTTTCAAAACAGAAATCATCAACCACCAGGCAATTGCCTTCAAACTGGCTGATATGGCAACTCAGATCACTGCTGCAAGAATGCTTTGCTTTAAGGCTGCATGTGAAAAAGATGCCGGAAAAGATATCTCTGAAAGCGGAGCTATGGCAAAATTATATGCTTCTCAGGTAGCAATGGATACTACCATTGAAGCTGTACAGATCCACGGTGGATACGGATATGTGAAAGAATACCACGTAGAAAGATTAATGAGAGATGCAAAAATCACTCAGATTTACGAAGGAACCTCTGAAATCCAGAAAATCGTGATCTCCAGAAGTATCGCAAAATAA
- a CDS encoding DUF4349 domain-containing protein has protein sequence MKKFVLLVAISSTFIMCQKGTSKFEEVSRSIDSASTVATDAIDHAGKTADLALDSASIKIKDFENTKNDIQEKIENTSKIVDSLSDKIASAKLESKIEKKDSAAKKTEKIVVNVPAPKVMKETKIVYRDKPDKDSYELKDKMVKSGYISVKADNAETVKEIIREEAIRNNGYIKSENLSYVESANRREEDQKMYSLDIKVPIQHFDGLMEALNSNIGDIETRDIQVSGRQYADNTICSINVSILDKAGAEKNPETFGGKSLAAIESGWDVITSVFLFILPLWPLFLIGGIGYYFYKKRNKNIPD, from the coding sequence ATGAAAAAGTTCGTATTACTGGTTGCTATATCAAGTACATTTATCATGTGTCAGAAGGGAACTTCTAAGTTTGAAGAAGTATCCCGATCTATAGACAGTGCTTCTACAGTAGCCACCGATGCTATAGATCACGCAGGTAAAACAGCAGACCTGGCTCTTGACTCAGCCAGCATCAAAATAAAAGATTTTGAAAACACCAAAAATGATATTCAGGAAAAAATAGAAAATACCTCAAAAATCGTAGATTCCCTGTCTGATAAGATCGCTTCTGCAAAACTGGAATCTAAAATTGAGAAAAAAGATTCAGCAGCAAAAAAAACAGAAAAGATCGTGGTGAATGTTCCGGCTCCAAAAGTAATGAAGGAAACCAAGATCGTTTACAGGGATAAGCCTGACAAAGACAGCTATGAACTGAAGGATAAAATGGTAAAATCCGGCTATATTTCTGTAAAGGCGGATAATGCTGAAACGGTAAAGGAGATAATCCGGGAAGAAGCTATCAGAAATAACGGTTATATTAAAAGTGAAAACCTTTCGTATGTAGAATCTGCCAACCGCCGTGAAGAAGATCAGAAAATGTACAGTCTGGACATCAAGGTACCCATCCAGCATTTCGATGGTCTGATGGAAGCTTTAAACAGTAATATCGGGGATATTGAAACCAGAGATATCCAGGTTTCCGGGCGTCAGTATGCAGACAATACGATCTGCAGTATCAATGTAAGTATCCTTGATAAGGCAGGGGCTGAAAAAAATCCTGAAACTTTCGGAGGAAAATCACTGGCCGCCATTGAATCGGGCTGGGACGTTATCACATCCGTTTTCCTTTTTATTCTTCCGTTATGGCCATTATTCCTGATCGGAGGGATTGGATATTATTTTTATAAAAAAAGAAACAAAAACATTCCTGATTAA
- a CDS encoding peptide chain release factor 3 has translation MSDLIKEIQKRKTFGIISHPDAGKTTLTEKLLLFGGAIQEAGAVKSNKIKKGATSDFMEIERQRGISVATSVLAFEYRDHKINILDTPGHKDFAEDTYRTLTAVDSVIVVIDVAKGVEEQTEKLVQVCRMRNIPMLVFINKLDREGKDAFDLLDEVEQKLGLTVCPLSLPIGMGSDFQGIYNIWENNIQLFLEEKKQKVGDSIKFDDINDPSIDEVIGEKAAATLREELDLIQSVYPEFNREDYMKGDLQPVFFGSALNNFGVRELLDAFIDIAPMPQPKESDTRLVKPEESTFTGFVFKIHANMDPKHRDRLAFVKIVSGTFKRNENYLLVREGKKMKFSSPNAFFADKKEVVEESFPGDIVGLHDTGSFRIGDTLTGGEKLSFKGIPSFSPEHFRYINNNDPLKAKQLAKGIDQLMDEGVAQLFTLEMNGRKIIGTVGALQYEVIQYRLEHEYGAKCTYEPLSMHKACWVEADEKSEEFKEFARLKQRFLARDKYNQLVFLADSSFTIHMTQEKFPNVKLHFISEFREN, from the coding sequence ATGTCAGACTTAATCAAAGAAATACAAAAAAGAAAGACCTTCGGGATCATTTCCCACCCGGATGCCGGAAAAACTACTCTTACTGAAAAGTTACTTCTTTTCGGGGGAGCCATTCAGGAAGCCGGTGCGGTAAAATCCAACAAAATAAAAAAAGGAGCAACCTCCGACTTTATGGAAATTGAAAGACAGAGAGGAATCTCCGTAGCAACTTCCGTATTGGCTTTTGAATATAGAGACCACAAGATCAACATTCTTGATACCCCCGGTCACAAAGACTTTGCAGAAGATACCTACAGAACATTAACAGCTGTAGATTCAGTAATTGTAGTGATTGACGTGGCAAAAGGGGTTGAGGAACAGACTGAAAAACTGGTTCAGGTGTGCAGAATGAGAAACATTCCGATGCTGGTATTCATCAATAAGCTTGACCGTGAGGGTAAAGATGCCTTCGATCTTTTGGATGAAGTGGAACAGAAATTAGGCTTAACGGTTTGTCCTCTTTCTTTACCTATTGGTATGGGAAGCGACTTCCAGGGAATTTATAATATCTGGGAAAACAATATCCAGCTGTTCCTGGAAGAGAAAAAACAGAAAGTTGGAGACTCCATTAAATTTGATGATATTAATGACCCTTCAATAGACGAGGTTATCGGGGAAAAAGCTGCCGCTACTTTAAGAGAAGAGCTTGATCTGATTCAATCCGTTTACCCTGAATTTAATCGTGAAGATTATATGAAAGGTGACTTGCAGCCGGTTTTCTTCGGCTCAGCGTTGAACAACTTCGGAGTTCGTGAATTATTGGATGCTTTCATCGATATTGCTCCGATGCCACAGCCCAAAGAAAGTGATACCCGTTTGGTAAAACCCGAAGAAAGCACATTTACCGGGTTTGTATTCAAGATCCATGCGAACATGGATCCGAAACACAGAGACAGGCTTGCTTTCGTAAAAATTGTTTCCGGAACTTTCAAAAGAAATGAAAATTACCTGTTGGTAAGAGAAGGTAAAAAGATGAAGTTCTCCTCTCCTAACGCTTTCTTTGCCGATAAAAAAGAAGTGGTGGAAGAAAGTTTCCCAGGAGATATCGTTGGTCTTCATGATACCGGAAGCTTCAGAATCGGTGATACGCTGACCGGGGGTGAAAAGCTTAGCTTCAAAGGGATTCCAAGCTTCTCTCCTGAGCATTTCCGTTATATCAATAATAATGATCCGCTTAAGGCTAAGCAATTGGCCAAAGGTATTGATCAGCTGATGGATGAAGGAGTTGCACAGCTGTTTACCCTGGAAATGAACGGAAGAAAGATCATCGGAACTGTAGGAGCCCTTCAGTACGAGGTTATCCAATATCGTCTAGAACACGAATACGGGGCAAAATGTACTTATGAGCCTCTTTCAATGCACAAAGCCTGTTGGGTGGAGGCTGATGAAAAATCGGAAGAGTTCAAAGAATTTGCCAGATTAAAACAAAGATTCCTTGCCAGAGATAAGTACAATCAACTGGTATTTTTAGCAGACTCTTCGTTTACCATTCATATGACCCAGGAGAAATTCCCGAATGTGAAACTGCACTTCATCAGTGAGTTCAGAGAAAATTAA
- a CDS encoding CPBP family intramembrane glutamic endopeptidase, which yields MENSRYPKFTFTWLGAVTLVVGLFVGTMAVSLFSTFWKVVFKENLELKDWFLMLANSAGFLTAIAFFDFFIVRRTTKMKLNFNFSSVNFYTYLLVFPMMAGMMFISEFITAQIPTSGPFFGEFYDYFVQLMNQLTDDPVTMLIMTVIMASIFEEIIFRGIIQKGLINKGVKPWKAILYASVIFGIVHGNPWQFISAVMLGYVLGLVYYKTKSLLVPMLLHGFNNLTLSLLVIYGKNESFAKAFNVSEWVILAIGIVLFSLFYYLFMKKYKVHYAEI from the coding sequence ATGGAAAATAGCAGATATCCGAAGTTTACGTTCACATGGCTGGGCGCTGTGACTTTGGTGGTTGGATTATTTGTGGGAACTATGGCTGTTTCTTTATTCAGCACTTTTTGGAAAGTCGTTTTCAAAGAAAACCTGGAACTTAAAGACTGGTTTCTTATGTTGGCCAATTCTGCCGGTTTCCTTACTGCTATTGCTTTTTTTGATTTTTTTATTGTAAGACGTACGACGAAGATGAAGCTCAATTTCAATTTCTCGTCGGTCAATTTTTATACCTATCTCCTTGTTTTTCCTATGATGGCAGGGATGATGTTTATTTCAGAATTTATTACAGCCCAGATTCCTACTTCAGGGCCTTTTTTCGGAGAGTTTTATGACTATTTTGTACAGCTTATGAATCAGCTGACCGATGATCCCGTTACCATGCTGATCATGACGGTCATTATGGCTTCCATCTTTGAAGAAATTATCTTCAGGGGGATTATTCAGAAAGGGCTTATCAATAAGGGAGTCAAGCCATGGAAAGCTATTTTATATGCTTCTGTTATTTTTGGCATCGTTCACGGAAATCCATGGCAGTTTATCAGTGCGGTAATGTTGGGATATGTATTGGGGCTGGTATATTATAAAACAAAATCTTTACTGGTACCGATGCTGCTGCATGGTTTTAACAATCTTACGCTTTCACTACTGGTGATTTACGGGAAAAATGAAAGCTTTGCAAAAGCATTTAACGTGTCAGAATGGGTGATACTGGCGATAGGAATAGTACTTTTTTCTTTGTTCTATTATCTTTTTATGAAGAAGTATAAAGTACATTATGCGGAAATTTAA
- the rdgB gene encoding RdgB/HAM1 family non-canonical purine NTP pyrophosphatase, giving the protein MELLVATHNEHKKEEIQQILGSDCTVKSLTDYNIHEEIVEDGDSFHANALIKAKYCFEKTGIPSLGDDSGLVVESLDGRPGIFSARYAGDHDFAKNIEKVLEEMQGIENRKAYFVTVLCYYDENGAQYFEGRVHGNLLTENKGFKGFGYDPIFVPEGYDRTFAEMDPEDKNKISHRKQALDLFMDFLKVTD; this is encoded by the coding sequence ATGGAATTATTAGTAGCTACACACAACGAACATAAAAAAGAAGAGATTCAGCAGATCCTGGGCAGCGACTGCACAGTGAAAAGCCTTACGGATTATAATATCCATGAGGAAATTGTGGAAGACGGAGACTCTTTTCATGCCAATGCCCTGATCAAAGCAAAATACTGTTTCGAAAAAACAGGAATTCCAAGCTTAGGGGATGACAGCGGTCTGGTAGTGGAATCTCTGGACGGAAGACCCGGAATATTCTCTGCCCGCTATGCCGGAGATCATGATTTTGCCAAGAACATTGAAAAAGTATTGGAGGAAATGCAGGGAATAGAAAACAGAAAAGCGTATTTCGTTACGGTTCTTTGCTATTATGATGAAAACGGAGCCCAATATTTTGAAGGCAGGGTACACGGAAATCTGCTGACGGAAAACAAAGGTTTCAAAGGATTCGGATATGATCCTATTTTCGTTCCTGAGGGATATGACAGAACTTTTGCAGAAATGGATCCTGAAGACAAAAATAAGATCAGCCACCGTAAGCAGGCATTAGATTTGTTTATGGATTTTTTAAAAGTGACAGATTAA
- a CDS encoding ribonuclease Z, translating into MSTYLTILGFNSAIPTINSSPTAQLLEMEERLFLIDCGEGTQVQLRKAKARFSKINHIFISHLHGDHCFGLPGLIASFRLLGRENPLHVYGPKGIKKMLETIFQITETHRGFEVVYHELDKDYSEKIYEDNRVEVYTIPLDHRIYCNGYLFKEKPKDRHLNMKEIAKYSEIETCDYHNIKAGKDFVLSDGYVLKNEILTVEPAPSVSYAFCSDTRYLESVIPIIKDATVLYHESTFLHDLKEMADYTGHTTALEAATIAQKAQVGKLILGHFSNRYADLTVFTDEARNVFPNSYLPKALESVKIS; encoded by the coding sequence TTGAGTACTTATTTAACGATATTAGGCTTTAATTCAGCGATTCCAACCATTAATTCGTCACCAACAGCCCAGCTGCTGGAGATGGAGGAAAGGCTTTTTCTGATCGATTGCGGAGAAGGTACACAGGTACAGCTGAGAAAAGCAAAGGCAAGATTTTCAAAGATCAATCATATTTTTATTTCCCACCTTCATGGGGACCATTGTTTCGGGCTTCCGGGGCTTATAGCTTCGTTCCGTCTTTTAGGAAGAGAAAACCCTTTGCATGTTTACGGTCCGAAAGGAATTAAAAAAATGCTGGAAACCATTTTTCAGATTACGGAAACCCATCGTGGTTTTGAAGTGGTTTATCATGAGCTGGATAAGGATTATTCTGAAAAAATCTATGAAGATAACAGGGTAGAGGTATATACCATCCCTCTGGATCACAGAATTTACTGCAACGGTTATCTTTTTAAGGAAAAACCGAAAGACAGGCATCTTAACATGAAAGAGATTGCTAAATACAGCGAGATTGAAACCTGTGATTACCACAACATCAAAGCAGGAAAAGATTTTGTATTGAGTGACGGCTATGTTCTGAAAAATGAAATATTAACGGTAGAACCTGCTCCATCAGTATCCTATGCATTCTGCAGTGATACCCGTTATCTGGAAAGTGTTATTCCGATTATTAAGGATGCTACGGTTCTGTATCATGAATCCACTTTTTTGCATGACCTGAAGGAAATGGCTGATTATACGGGACATACAACTGCATTGGAAGCCGCAACGATTGCCCAGAAGGCACAGGTAGGGAAGTTGATTCTGGGACATTTTTCTAACCGGTATGCTGACCTGACCGTATTTACGGATGAAGCAAGAAATGTCTTTCCCAACTCTTACCTGCCCAAAGCGTTGGAAAGCGTAAAGATTTCATAA
- a CDS encoding TIGR02757 family protein, whose translation MLKFEELRSFLDEKADQYNAPDFIENDPIQIPHRFSVKQDIEIAGFLAATISWGNRKSIIKSAEKMLDIMGNSPYDFVLNYSEKDLESLQDKSIHRTFNGQDFSYFIRQFNRIYKENESLENLFEVKENEISFLHAIERFRNSFLEAEKHRSHKHISSPYKNSSAKRIVMFLRWMVRKDKRGVDFGIWENTDQKYLSIPLDVHTGNISRKLGLVSRTQNDWKTVAELDKAIRQFDENDPAKYDFALFGLGVTKELL comes from the coding sequence ATGCTGAAGTTTGAAGAATTAAGAAGTTTTCTTGACGAAAAGGCTGATCAATATAATGCTCCTGATTTTATTGAAAATGATCCGATACAGATTCCGCATCGTTTTTCCGTAAAACAGGATATTGAAATTGCAGGATTTTTAGCAGCAACCATTTCGTGGGGAAACAGAAAATCGATCATTAAGTCTGCTGAAAAAATGCTGGATATCATGGGGAATTCTCCTTATGATTTCGTACTGAATTATTCGGAAAAAGATCTGGAGAGTCTTCAGGATAAAAGCATTCACAGAACTTTTAACGGGCAGGACTTCTCATATTTTATCAGGCAGTTCAACCGGATTTATAAAGAAAATGAAAGCCTGGAAAACTTATTTGAAGTAAAAGAAAATGAAATCAGCTTTCTGCACGCTATAGAACGGTTCAGAAACAGTTTTCTGGAAGCTGAAAAGCACCGGAGCCATAAACATATCAGTTCGCCCTATAAAAATTCCTCTGCCAAGAGGATTGTTATGTTCCTGAGATGGATGGTGCGAAAAGATAAAAGAGGAGTAGACTTTGGAATCTGGGAAAACACAGATCAGAAATACCTGTCCATTCCTCTGGATGTGCATACAGGAAATATATCCAGAAAATTAGGCTTGGTTTCAAGAACACAAAATGACTGGAAAACAGTAGCTGAGCTGGATAAAGCAATCCGGCAATTTGATGAGAATGATCCTGCCAAATATGATTTTGCATTGTTTGGGCTGGGAGTGACCAAAGAACTGTTGTAA
- a CDS encoding DUF1003 domain-containing protein, producing the protein MKKYNEKTEVLEKIADSITAWIGSIQSLIVHTLLFLTSFLLPMVGLIEFDKMLLILTTVLSLEAIYLAIFIQMSVNKSHEKIEDIQEDIEEISEDIEDIQEDIEEISEDIEEISEDIEEINEDIEDIQEDIEEINEEEEEEDHNERARNVMLRSNVSSNKNEIKALKDIISQLQNEIDQLKKE; encoded by the coding sequence ATGAAAAAATATAACGAAAAAACAGAAGTTCTGGAGAAAATAGCAGACAGCATTACGGCGTGGATAGGTTCTATTCAATCGCTGATTGTGCATACCCTGCTTTTCCTGACTTCCTTTCTGCTTCCCATGGTAGGCCTGATAGAGTTTGATAAAATGCTTCTCATTCTCACTACAGTGCTTTCATTGGAAGCGATCTATCTTGCGATCTTTATCCAGATGTCGGTCAACAAAAGCCATGAAAAAATTGAAGACATTCAGGAAGATATTGAAGAGATCAGCGAGGATATTGAAGACATTCAGGAAGATATCGAAGAGATCAGCGAAGACATTGAGGAAATCAGTGAAGACATTGAGGAGATCAACGAAGATATCGAAGACATCCAGGAAGATATTGAGGAGATCAATGAAGAAGAGGAAGAAGAAGACCACAATGAAAGGGCAAGAAATGTAATGCTGAGAAGCAATGTAAGCTCCAATAAAAACGAAATAAAAGCTTTAAAAGATATTATCTCACAGCTGCAGAACGAAATAGACCAGCTGAAAAAAGAGTAA